ACTCTTCCTGTCATAAAGTTTGGAATAGCAAATTGTTGTTTGCTATAAACATCTCTTACCCAAGTATTGGTAATTGAATTTCTGATATCGAAGATGTTAAATAGCTCCAATCCTGCAGATAATTCTTCAAAGTTATTTAGAAACTTATTTGAGGTAGTTTTATTGTTGTCAATAAATATATAAGAAACACCAACATCTGCTCGTCGATAATCTCCTAAACGATTTTGAAATTCGTAAACATCAGCATAAGCAGGTGCTCCACCAGGAACTCCCGTGTTATATACTAAATTCAAATATGCTTTTAAATCAGGAAGATTAGGTACGTAATCTTGGAAAAGGAGTCCAAGTTTAATTCTTTGATCTGTTGGTCTAGCAATGTAACCTCTGTTATCAATATTTTCTTCTGTTTTTAAATAACCAAAACTTATCCAGCTATCGCTACCAGGAACAAATTCTCCGTTTAATCTCACGTCTAATCCATATGCGTAAGCATCTGTAACATTATCTGCTCTATATCGAATTCTAACATTATCTATAGAGTAAGCATTAACATCACTTAGATCTTTATAGTAAAGTTCGGTTGTTAGTTTAAAAGGTCTATTCCACATCGTGAAACTATAATCATTCCCTAAAACAGCATGAATAGATTTTTGAGCTTTAACATCAGCTGAAATTTGACCATCAAAACCTCTTAATTCCCTGTAAAAAGGAGGTTGAGAATAATATCCTCCTGATAATCTAAATAGCATATCGCTATTCCAATCTGGTTTTATTGCGAACTGTGCTCTCGGACTAAATATCATATGACTTTTAGATGTTCCTCCGACAGGATTTACATTCCAATATTGTCCTCGGACACCGGCGTTAAACCAAACATCATGATCTCCCCAAGTAGTTTTTCTACTGAATTGTAAAAATCCAGAAAAGCGATCAATATCAACGGTATTTTGAGCACGAACATTTTGAAATGGTTCAATTGGTCCCGTAAAAGGTGTGTATGGTTGATTATTTCCGATATTATGATGTGGAGGTCTTACTGAAAAACCAACACTATCTATAATTTCCCATTCACGGATTCTATCTTTAATATTTTCTCTTTGATATTTAGCACCAGCTCTCCATTCATTATTTCCATCTTTTAAAGTTGCTCTTACTTGCGCATTAACGATCAAAGCGTCTAAATCATTTCTAGCATGATTCAATTGAGAACCAATCCCTTGAGCAAATTCAACTTCACCAAAATTTTCAGAGCCTAGATTAGTGTTTACTTGACCCAAATTGTATTGAGCAGCGATATCAAAATATTCTTCCTCTTGAGTATTAAATGAAGAAACTATTCCAGTTAATTCTAGATTTTCATTCACTTTATAATCCATAGAGAAAGCTCCAAAGAATGTTTGGAAACGATCTACTTCCTGACCTTGATAGAACACAATAAGTTCTAATGGATTAGCTATAGTTCCAAAACGTGTTCTTCGAGATAATGGTTTATAATCGTAGTTGTTAAGAGAGAAGTTTCCTAAGAAATTTAAACTAACCTTAGAAGAAAGCTCATAAGATAAAAATGTTTGAATATCAGTAAAACTTGGTCTAAAGTTGACTTCAGTTTGCTTGTCATTTACAAATAAGCTATTGTCTCTATATCTTACACCTAGTATTGCACTTAATTTGTCGTTAAATAATAATCCTTCCGTTGTAACACTTGCTCCCAGAAAACTCAAATCCACTTGAGTACTGCTTTCCGTTGGTTTTCTATAGGTAATATCTAAAACAGATGATAATTTATCTCCATATTTAGCTTGAAAACCACCAGCAGAGAAATCAATGTTTTGAATCATGTGAGAATTAATAAAACTTAATCCTTCTTGCTGACCTGAACGAATTAAAAACGGACGATAAACTTCAATTCCATTTACATAAACAAGGTTTTCATCGAAATTACCACCTCTTACGTTATATTGTGTACTTAGTTCATTGTTGTTACTCACACCAGGAAGTGTCATTAAAACAGCTTCAACTCCTGCATTTGGTCCAACTACAGTTTCAACCTTTTTTGTATCTATTTTCGTTATTCCTTGAGCTTCTTTTTTTCTGTTTTTAACAATTACTTCTTCTAATTCCTCTGTTTTAATAGTTAGCGTAGGAGAGAAGTTGATTGTTCTAGCACCTCGAGTAGTAAACTTTTTTAAAATTGTTTTATACGAAACATGAGAAAAGGTAACTTTTACTGTTTTTCTAATCGGAATTTGAAAAGAATAATTTCCGTCTTTATCAGTAGTTGTTCCTTTATCTAAATAACTAATAGCTACACCTTCAATAGGGTCGTTAAATTTATTTACTATTTTTCCTTGAACTGTTGACATTTTTTGAGCAAAAAGCAACGAAGGGAATAATACAAGAAGTAAGAGTTTTTTCAAAATGATTTATTATTTACGATAAAACGTAGTAGAAATAGTTTCAGTATTTCCAACATTATCAGAAACTACAAGTTTAAAGATATGTTTGCTACCAACCAATTTTTTATCAGAAAAATCGTAGGTTAAAATTCCCTTTTTGTGATTGTATTCCATTAGAACCCAATTACCATCAATTGTAGCACGGTATTCGTTAATCCCAGATTCTTTATCTGAAATTTTAACTTTTAAAGTTTTGTTTTTGGTTAACCATCTTCCTTCTTCAAAATTAACTAAAGATAATTCAGGTGATGTTTCATCAAAAAGTAATGTGTAACTTCCTAATGTTTTCTGATTAGTAAATACCTTATTTTCTCTTCTTTTTGTAGTTACATATCTTGGATATTTCTTTTTAGTAACATTTGCAATGTATACATGTTTCTTTTCCTTGTCTGAAAGATGACTTGTATTAAATGTTAGCGTAAACTTTTTATCTAAAGGAATTGTAGGTTCATGAACTTTAGCAACTCCATCTTCTACTGAAAAATCTAAAAAACAATTGTGATAAAAGCTATTTTTAGGAAAAGCAATAGTAATACTATCCTTTTCAAATTTTTGAAAATTGGTTGCTACAATTTTATAGTTGGTAGTATCTTTTTTTGAAAACATACTGTTTGCTGGTACTCCTTTAATTGGAATTCTAACAGCAGTTGCATTTCCATCAAAATCTTTGGCTATAATTTCAACATTATAATTCTGATAAGAATTAATCAAAATCTTTCCATTATTAATTAAATCCTCGTACAGACTTAGCTTGTTTTGGTCAACTTTATGGGTTTTCTGATAACGTTTTTTATACTTACTGTAATGTTCATAGTCGATTAAAAGATTAATGTATTTGCTTTCAGAAAAAGAAAACGATTCAACATCATGATAGTACACTCGCTTTCCATTTACGTTCATCTCTAAACTATAAATTCCGTTTTTATTCATAGCAGCGTCTTGGTGATCATAAACATAAATACCGAGGCCAATATTTCCGTTAGCTGTAATTCGATTGGCTACAAAATTTCCATTTTCTAATTCCTTGATTGGAACGATCAAATTATTGTTGGAATTATTTATTCGAGAACTATTATCCAAAGAGAAAACTTTCAATCCTTTTATGATTGGTTTTTTAGTGTCTTTCGCTCGTAAACCAAAAACCATTGGATTAATAATATTTTCTGTTTTTGTATCACGTATTTCGTAATGCAAATGTGGACCAGAAGAACTTCCTGTATTACCAGAATAAGCAATTATTTCACCTTTTTTAACCTTGAATTGTTCTGGTTTTGGAAACAAATTACCAATATTGTTTTTTTCTTTTTTGTACTGAATACTTTTTACGTAAGCTTGAATTTTAGGAGAGAATTTCTGTAAATGTGCATATACTGTGGTATAACCATTTGGATGATCAATGTATAGTGCTTTTCCATAACCATATTGCCTTATTTTTATTCTAGAAACAAATCCGTCAGCAGTGGCCTTAATAGGAATTCCCTCTCTTTTTTGAGTTTTTAAGTCTATACCAGAATGAAAGTGATTACTTCTTAATTCACCAAACGTTCCAGCAACTACAACAGGAATATCCATTGGAGCAGAAAAATAGTTTTTCGGGTATTTCTTCTGAGCTACAGAAACTCCAAATATGAAGAATAAAAAAAGAGAGAAATAATACTTCAAAGCGATACAATTTAATAACGAAATTACTAAAATTATGCCATATTTATATTGATTTGACAACCAGTAGATTAAGAAAAAAAGCCTTAAGAGTTGCGATTGTTAAAAGAGATTGTTAATTTTGTGGGAAATGGTTTTATCTCAATAATAAATGAGTAATACTTTAGAAGCAATTCATTTACTGGAACTTAAGTTAAAAGATGTATTAACTAGATACGAGTTTCTAAAAAAAGAAAACGAAGTACTGCTTCAACAAAACGGAGAATTACAGTATTTATTAAATGAAAAAGAACAGCAATTAGAAGCTCAAGAGAAAAAGTTTGAAGTTTTAAAAGTTGCTAAAACCATTGAAGGCAGTAATAAAGATTCGAGAAATACAAAACTCAAAATAAATGCTTTAATTCGAGAGATAGATAAATGTATTACCCTCTTGAATGCGTAAGAAAGTTCTTTTAAAAAATGGAAAAATTAAAAGTTAATGTAGTCATAGCTGGAAGAACATACCCTTTGATAGTCAATAGTGAACTAGAAGAAGAAGGAATGAGAAAAGCGGCTAAACTTATTAACAACTTGATTTTAAATTTTGAACAAAATTATGCGGTGGCTGATAAACAAGATGTTTTAGCAATGTGTGCATTACAATTTGCATCTAAACTAGAAATTAATTCTTTGCAAACATCTAAAGAAGCTACAGAAGTGTTAAATAAAGTAAATGAGCTGACACATATGTTAGATGATCATTTAAAATAAGTTCATTATATAACAGTTAACATACTGCCTATATTAGTAATAAAGTTTAATAAACTCAACACTATTCAATTAAAAAGAATGAGTCTTGGTTAGTAAAGCAAG
This genomic window from Tenacibaculum sp. 190524A05c contains:
- a CDS encoding TonB-dependent receptor; the encoded protein is MSTVQGKIVNKFNDPIEGVAISYLDKGTTTDKDGNYSFQIPIRKTVKVTFSHVSYKTILKKFTTRGARTINFSPTLTIKTEELEEVIVKNRKKEAQGITKIDTKKVETVVGPNAGVEAVLMTLPGVSNNNELSTQYNVRGGNFDENLVYVNGIEVYRPFLIRSGQQEGLSFINSHMIQNIDFSAGGFQAKYGDKLSSVLDITYRKPTESSTQVDLSFLGASVTTEGLLFNDKLSAILGVRYRDNSLFVNDKQTEVNFRPSFTDIQTFLSYELSSKVSLNFLGNFSLNNYDYKPLSRRTRFGTIANPLELIVFYQGQEVDRFQTFFGAFSMDYKVNENLELTGIVSSFNTQEEEYFDIAAQYNLGQVNTNLGSENFGEVEFAQGIGSQLNHARNDLDALIVNAQVRATLKDGNNEWRAGAKYQRENIKDRIREWEIIDSVGFSVRPPHHNIGNNQPYTPFTGPIEPFQNVRAQNTVDIDRFSGFLQFSRKTTWGDHDVWFNAGVRGQYWNVNPVGGTSKSHMIFSPRAQFAIKPDWNSDMLFRLSGGYYSQPPFYRELRGFDGQISADVKAQKSIHAVLGNDYSFTMWNRPFKLTTELYYKDLSDVNAYSIDNVRIRYRADNVTDAYAYGLDVRLNGEFVPGSDSWISFGYLKTEENIDNRGYIARPTDQRIKLGLLFQDYVPNLPDLKAYLNLVYNTGVPGGAPAYADVYEFQNRLGDYRRADVGVSYIFIDNNKTTSNKFLNNFEELSAGLELFNIFDIRNSITNTWVRDVYSKQQFAIPNFMTGRVLNFKLRMKF
- a CDS encoding M23 family metallopeptidase codes for the protein MKYYFSLFLFFIFGVSVAQKKYPKNYFSAPMDIPVVVAGTFGELRSNHFHSGIDLKTQKREGIPIKATADGFVSRIKIRQYGYGKALYIDHPNGYTTVYAHLQKFSPKIQAYVKSIQYKKEKNNIGNLFPKPEQFKVKKGEIIAYSGNTGSSSGPHLHYEIRDTKTENIINPMVFGLRAKDTKKPIIKGLKVFSLDNSSRINNSNNNLIVPIKELENGNFVANRITANGNIGLGIYVYDHQDAAMNKNGIYSLEMNVNGKRVYYHDVESFSFSESKYINLLIDYEHYSKYKKRYQKTHKVDQNKLSLYEDLINNGKILINSYQNYNVEIIAKDFDGNATAVRIPIKGVPANSMFSKKDTTNYKIVATNFQKFEKDSITIAFPKNSFYHNCFLDFSVEDGVAKVHEPTIPLDKKFTLTFNTSHLSDKEKKHVYIANVTKKKYPRYVTTKRRENKVFTNQKTLGSYTLLFDETSPELSLVNFEEGRWLTKNKTLKVKISDKESGINEYRATIDGNWVLMEYNHKKGILTYDFSDKKLVGSKHIFKLVVSDNVGNTETISTTFYRK
- a CDS encoding cell division protein ZapA, giving the protein MEKLKVNVVIAGRTYPLIVNSELEEEGMRKAAKLINNLILNFEQNYAVADKQDVLAMCALQFASKLEINSLQTSKEATEVLNKVNELTHMLDDHLK